GCGGACGTTCTGCTCCATGTTCTCCAGGCGGATCGACCCGATGAGCTCGGCGTACGAGGGGTACGACTCCATCAGGAAGTTCATCGTCCGGCCCTGGAGGGGGGCGACGAACCGCTGCAGCACCGCCGCCGGAACCGGGCCTCCCAGCTGGACGGTCACGGGCGAGGTCTGGACCTGGGCCTGCTTGCGGCCGTACTCGGCCGACCGCGTGACCGTCGCGGACTCGAAGCTGATGACGAAGGAAATGCTCTTCTCGCCCAGCTCGGCGAAGACGTCCTGGGGATCGCTGGGAACGGGCTGGTAGCGGGGCTCGAAGTCAATGGTTCCGGAAATCCAACCCCCGGTGTCCACGCCGATGCCCACGTTCGCGGTGCCATCCTCCGGCACCTTGAACAGGAAGCGCACCGGGCGCGTCTCGCCCTCGCCCAGGGTGAACGACATGGGGTTCGGCGACACCAGCGTGACAGGCACCGTGACGCCCGGCGCGTCCGTGCGCTCCACGTGCCATTCACCGTTCATCTGGATGGTGTACGTCCCCGCCATGAGCGGCAGGCTCACGGACTCCGCGGACGTATCCGTGATGGTCGCGTTCTGCGGTCCCGTGATGGCGAACGTCGCGCCCACCAGCTTGTAGCTGCGCCCCGCCGACGTCGACACCAGCGGCAGCTCCAGCAGCCCCTCGCCGTCGCGAATCACCGGCGTGGACGTCTCAGAAACCTCACCACACGCGACCGCCAGCAACGCGAGCGCGCCCACGAACCACTTCAGCATTTGCATGGACTTCCCCCTCAGGAAGACGCCGACGATAGGATTTCGAACATTGCACGGTCAAGACAGACGGACCCACACGCGCAATCACAGCCACACCCGATCGGCGCGTGCATCCTACGAATCATGAGCGACACCCCTGACCTCAAGACCGCCGACCTCTGTGACGCCCACTCGGGAACTCCGCAATTCCAGGTCGCCGAGCCTGGATTTCTGGACTACGGCGGGCGCCTGAGTTTCTTCGGACCCATCAGCACCGTGCGCGCGCCAGAGGACAACTCGCTCGTGCGCAAGGCATTGGAAGAACCCGGCCAGGGCCGCGTGCTGGTGGTGGATGGCGGAGGCAGCCGCCGCTGCGCGCTGGTGGGTGACGTGCTCGCGGCCCTGGGGCAGAAGAACGGCTGGGCGGGCGTGGTGGTCAACGGCTGCATCCGCGACGCGGAGGAGGTCGGCCGCACCGACATCGGCGTGAAGGCGCTGGGCACCCACCCGCTCAAGAGCAGCAAGCGCAACGAGGGCCAGCGCGACGTGGAGGTGCGCTTCGCGGGCGTCACCTTCGTCCCCGGCCACCACCTCTACGCGGACGCGGACGGCATCGTCACTTCGCAGCAGGCGCTGCGCTGACCTTCGCCTTCCCCCCCCCGGGCCACACGGAGCGCAGCGTCCCCGCGATGGTGCGCAGCGCTTCGGCCCGGGGATGCCCCGGGCGCCACGCCAGCGCGAGCGTCCGGCCCGGCCCCGGTGGCGCGAAGGGCCGCACCACCAGCTGCCCCCGGCGGTTCTCCATGGGCACCGCCAGCTGGGGCAACAGCGTGACGCTGCCCACCGCCATCACCATCTGCGCGAGCGTCGTCAGGCTGGTGGCGCGGAAGTCCACCTCGCGCGCCCCCACGCGCGTGCACAGCGCCAGGGTCTGGCTGCGGAAGCAGTGCCCGTCCTCCAGCAGCAACACGTCCTCCTCATCCAGGTCGCGCAGCTGCACCTGCTTCTTCTTCTCCAGCGGATGCCCCGGCGGCACCGCCACGACGAAGGGGTCCTCCGCGATGACCGCGTGCTCCACCTGGCGCCCCAGCTCCGCGTCCACCGCCAGCAGCGCCGCGTCCAGCCGGCCCTCGTCCATGTCGCGCATCAGCAGCGCCGTCTTCTCCTCGCGCAGCCGCAGCTGGAGCTTCGGGTAGTGCTTCACCAGCGCGGGCACCACCTCCGGCAGCACATAGGGCGCCACCGTGGGGATGGCCCCCAGGTGCAGCGGCCCCGCGAATGGGTCACCCATCCGCGCCGCCGCCTTGAGGATGTCCTCCGCCTCCGTGAGCACCCGCCTCGCCCGCGCCACCAGCTCCGTGCCCTGCGGCGTGAGCATCACGCGGCGCGCGTCCCGCTCGAACACCTTCACGCCGAGCACCGACTCCAGCTGTTGAATCTGCGCGCTCAGGGCGGGCTGGGAGACGTGGCACCGCTCGGCCGCCCGCCGGAAGCCGAGGGTGTCCGCCACCGCCACCAGGTACTCCAACTGCCGCAGGGTGATGTCGTTCAAAGAGGCCATGGTCCGTCCTGGAAGCCTGGAACCGATAGGCCCTGCCTATCACTCCCATCCAAACGATGTCTTGGCCCAATCAGCGGGACCTCTCTACCTTTCCCCCGTCGAAGTGCCCCGAAGGCCTCACGCAAAGGAAAGCGTCCATGTCCCCGCGTCCCACCCTGACCACCGAAGCCGGCGCGCCGGTCTCCGACAACCAGCACTCGCAGACGGCCGGGCCCAACGGTCCGGTGCTGCTGCAGGACCACCACCTGCTGGAGAAGCTGGCCCGCTTCAACCGCGAGCGCATCCCGGAGCGCGTGGTGCACGCGGTGGGCTCCGGCGCCTACGGCACGTTCGAAGTGACGCAGGACCTCACCCGCTTCACGCGCATGAAGGTCTTCAGCGCGGTGGGCAAGAAGACGGAGGCCTTCCTGCGCTTCTCCACCGTGGCGGGCTCCAAGGGCGCGCCGGACACCGCCCGCGACCCGCGCGGCTTCGCGGTGCGCCTCTACACGGAGGACGGCAACTGGGACCTCGTGGGCAACAACACGCCGGTGTTCTTCCTGCGGGACGGCATCAAGTTCCCGGACTTCATCCACTCCCAGAAGTACGACCCGTACACGAACTGCCAGGAGCCGGACAACGTCTGGGACTTCTTCGCCTACTCACCGGAGGCCACGCACCAGTTCACCTGGCTCTTCGGCGACCGGGGCATCCCCGCGACGCTGCGGCACATGGATGGCTTTGGCTCGCACACCTTCCAGTGGGTGAACGCGACGGGCGAGCGCTTCTGGGTGAAGTTCCACTTCAAGACGGACCAGGGCATCCGCACGCTCACCACGCCGGAGGCGGAGGCGCTGGGCGGCAAGGACCCGCAGCACCACCAGCGCGACCTGTACCAGGCCATCGACCGGGGCGAGTTCCCCTCGTGGACGCTCAAGGTGCAGGTGATGCCGGAGGCGGACGCGGCCAACTACCGCTTCAACCCGTTCGACCTGACCAAGGTGTGGCCCTACCAGGACTACCCGCTGATGGAGGTGGGCCGGCTCACGCTGAACCGCAACCCGGAGAACTTCTTCGCGGAGGTGGAGCAGGCGGCGTTGGATCCGTCGCACTTCGTGCCCGGCATCGGCCCGTCCCCGGACCGGATGCTCCAGGCGCGCCTGTTCGCCTACGGCGACGCGCACCGCTACCGGCTGGGCATCAACAGCACGCAGCTGCCGGTGAACTCGCCCAAGGGCGTGAAGGGCGGCGCGCGCAACTACGGCCGTGACGGCGCCATGCGCTTCGACGGCAACGGCGGACGCGGCCCCAACTACGAGCCCAACAGCTTCAACGGCCCCGCGCAGACGGACGAGTCCCCGGGCACGGGCTACGCGGTGAGCGGCATGACGGGCACCTTCGTCCACGGCAAGCACGCCGAGGACACCGATTACGTCCAGGCCGGCGCCCTCTACCGGCTGATGGACGAGGCGGCGAAGGCGCGGCTGGTGGAGAACATCTCCGGCAGCCTGGCGCAGGTGAGTCGGGAGGACATCATCACCCGGGCCATCGCCCACTTCCGCGCGGCGGATGAGGAGTATGGTTCGCGTATCGCCGTCGCCGTCCAGCAGAAGCGCCACGCTCGCTAGGAAGGAACACCGACCATGAGCCCCCCGAACGACCCGAAGAATGCCTCCCCGTCCGCCGAGGACGCCGCCGTGCTGGACTTCGTGCGGAGCGCCTTCGCGCTGGTCCGCTCGGGGGACGCCGGCAAGCTGCGCGAGCTGCTCGACGCCGGACTTCCCGTCAGCGTTCGCAACGAGCGGGGCGACTCCCTGCTGATGCTGGCCAGCTACCACGGCCACGTGGACGCGACGCGCCTGCTGCTGGAGCGCGGAGCGGATCCGGAGCAGCCCAACGACGCCGGCCAGACGCCCCTGGCCGGCGCGGCCTTCAAGGGCAACGAGGCCATCGCCACGGTGCTCCTGGACGCGGGCGCGGACGTGGACGGCGCGGGCCCGGACGGCCGCACGCCGCTGATGTTCGCGGCCATGTTCGACAAGCTGGAGATGATGGAGCTGCTCATCCAGCGCGGCGCGGACCACAGGGCCCGGGACGCGGACAAGCGCACCGCGCTGGACTACGCGCGCTCCATGGGCGCGCAGCGCGCGGCCGCCCGGCTGGATCCGAAGCCCTGAGCTATGCGTTCGTGTGGCCCCAGGCGTTCTCGGACGGCCTTCCCCGGCCGTCCCCGCCCCGGGCCGTCGTCTCCTCCCTCAGCGAGTTGACGGCCTCCACGATGTGCTCCGCGTCGATGCCCGCGGCGTTCAGCAGCTCCGCGGGCTTGCCGGAGCCAGGCATCTTCGTCACCGCGAGCCGCACCACGGTGGGCAGCTGCTCTCGCACACCGGTGAAGGCCTCCAGCACCGCGTCCGCGAGGCCCCCTTCCGCCC
This DNA window, taken from Corallococcus coralloides DSM 2259, encodes the following:
- the rraA gene encoding ribonuclease E activity regulator RraA, whose product is MSDTPDLKTADLCDAHSGTPQFQVAEPGFLDYGGRLSFFGPISTVRAPEDNSLVRKALEEPGQGRVLVVDGGGSRRCALVGDVLAALGQKNGWAGVVVNGCIRDAEEVGRTDIGVKALGTHPLKSSKRNEGQRDVEVRFAGVTFVPGHHLYADADGIVTSQQALR
- a CDS encoding ankyrin repeat domain-containing protein; this translates as MSPPNDPKNASPSAEDAAVLDFVRSAFALVRSGDAGKLRELLDAGLPVSVRNERGDSLLMLASYHGHVDATRLLLERGADPEQPNDAGQTPLAGAAFKGNEAIATVLLDAGADVDGAGPDGRTPLMFAAMFDKLEMMELLIQRGADHRARDADKRTALDYARSMGAQRAAARLDPKP
- a CDS encoding LysR substrate-binding domain-containing protein, with amino-acid sequence MASLNDITLRQLEYLVAVADTLGFRRAAERCHVSQPALSAQIQQLESVLGVKVFERDARRVMLTPQGTELVARARRVLTEAEDILKAAARMGDPFAGPLHLGAIPTVAPYVLPEVVPALVKHYPKLQLRLREEKTALLMRDMDEGRLDAALLAVDAELGRQVEHAVIAEDPFVVAVPPGHPLEKKKQVQLRDLDEEDVLLLEDGHCFRSQTLALCTRVGAREVDFRATSLTTLAQMVMAVGSVTLLPQLAVPMENRRGQLVVRPFAPPGPGRTLALAWRPGHPRAEALRTIAGTLRSVWPGGGKAKVSAAPAAK
- a CDS encoding catalase translates to MSPRPTLTTEAGAPVSDNQHSQTAGPNGPVLLQDHHLLEKLARFNRERIPERVVHAVGSGAYGTFEVTQDLTRFTRMKVFSAVGKKTEAFLRFSTVAGSKGAPDTARDPRGFAVRLYTEDGNWDLVGNNTPVFFLRDGIKFPDFIHSQKYDPYTNCQEPDNVWDFFAYSPEATHQFTWLFGDRGIPATLRHMDGFGSHTFQWVNATGERFWVKFHFKTDQGIRTLTTPEAEALGGKDPQHHQRDLYQAIDRGEFPSWTLKVQVMPEADAANYRFNPFDLTKVWPYQDYPLMEVGRLTLNRNPENFFAEVEQAALDPSHFVPGIGPSPDRMLQARLFAYGDAHRYRLGINSTQLPVNSPKGVKGGARNYGRDGAMRFDGNGGRGPNYEPNSFNGPAQTDESPGTGYAVSGMTGTFVHGKHAEDTDYVQAGALYRLMDEAAKARLVENISGSLAQVSREDIITRAIAHFRAADEEYGSRIAVAVQQKRHAR